Proteins from one Ornithobacterium rhinotracheale genomic window:
- a CDS encoding alpha/beta fold hydrolase, translating into MENQILFSKIIGDKPKHLIILHGLFGMLDNWATLGKKFGEYFTTHLVDARNHGRSFHTDEMSHKAMADDLYHYMQAHKVEKASFIGHSLGGKAVMEFAMKYPEMVDKLIVADMSPKDYTPHHQAILKALNSVDFSQVESRGDAEDFLKDYIKDPAVRMFLMKSVQRCDEGKYAFKFNLKSLTENYNDLITNHLPDKTFNGDVLFLGGGNSSYITEPDTMQIKKYFPHAEITHIAGAGHWLHAEKPDEFLEICLNFLLM; encoded by the coding sequence ATGGAAAATCAAATTTTATTTAGCAAAATTATAGGCGATAAACCCAAGCACCTCATCATTCTTCACGGGCTTTTTGGAATGCTCGACAATTGGGCTACTTTGGGTAAAAAATTTGGCGAATATTTTACAACGCATTTGGTAGATGCGCGTAACCACGGACGCAGTTTTCACACCGATGAAATGAGCCACAAAGCCATGGCCGATGATTTGTACCACTATATGCAAGCCCACAAGGTGGAAAAAGCATCTTTTATAGGGCATTCTTTGGGCGGAAAAGCCGTGATGGAATTTGCGATGAAATATCCCGAAATGGTGGATAAATTAATCGTGGCAGATATGTCGCCAAAGGATTATACACCGCATCATCAAGCAATTTTGAAGGCACTAAATAGCGTAGATTTTTCGCAAGTTGAAAGCCGTGGCGATGCCGAAGATTTTCTAAAAGATTACATCAAAGATCCCGCCGTGCGAATGTTTTTGATGAAAAGTGTACAGCGTTGCGACGAAGGAAAATATGCTTTTAAATTTAATCTAAAAAGCCTTACCGAAAACTACAATGATTTAATTACAAATCATCTGCCCGACAAGACTTTTAATGGAGATGTTTTGTTCTTGGGTGGTGGAAATTCAAGCTACATTACCGAGCCAGATACCATGCAGATTAAAAAATATTTTCCGCATGCGGAGATTACGCATATTGCAGGTGCGGGACACTGGCTCCACGCCGAAAAACCAGATGAGTTTTTAGAGATTTGTTTAAACTTTTTGTTGATGTAA
- a CDS encoding pyridoxine 5'-phosphate synthase, translating to MKTKLSVNINKIATLRNARGGNTPNVVEAAINCERFGAQGITVHPRPDQRHITYQDVFDLKKVVKTEFNIEGNPIPEFKELVLKVKPDQVTLVPDAEDAITSNAGWDTEKHFDFLQKTIAEFKAAGIRTSIFLDPRPELIASAAETGTDRIELYTEAYSTDYANKDEGAAEMYKATAIFAEEAGLKVNAGHDLSLDNIEFFIREIPSIAEVSIGHALISEALYLGLENTIQLYLRKIETAYLNAEK from the coding sequence CAATAAAATTGCTACGCTGCGCAATGCACGCGGTGGTAATACTCCCAATGTGGTAGAAGCAGCCATAAATTGTGAAAGATTTGGTGCACAGGGAATTACTGTTCACCCAAGACCCGACCAGCGACACATTACCTACCAAGATGTATTTGATTTAAAAAAAGTAGTAAAAACTGAATTTAATATAGAAGGAAACCCAATTCCTGAATTTAAAGAATTGGTGCTGAAAGTGAAACCTGACCAAGTAACATTGGTGCCCGATGCCGAAGATGCCATCACCTCAAACGCGGGCTGGGATACCGAAAAGCACTTTGACTTTTTGCAAAAAACCATTGCAGAGTTCAAAGCAGCAGGCATTAGAACCTCTATTTTCTTGGATCCGCGTCCAGAGCTCATCGCTTCGGCAGCAGAAACAGGAACCGATCGCATTGAGCTATACACCGAAGCTTATTCCACAGACTATGCCAATAAAGATGAAGGAGCAGCAGAAATGTACAAAGCAACCGCCATTTTTGCCGAAGAAGCAGGCTTAAAAGTAAATGCAGGACATGATTTAAGTTTAGATAATATTGAATTTTTTATCCGAGAAATTCCAAGCATTGCCGAAGTTTCAATCGGACATGCGCTGATTTCAGAGGCACTTTATTTGGGCTTAGAAAACACCATTCAGCTCTATCTTAGAAAAATAGAAACCGCTTATTTAAATGCCGAAAAATAA